Proteins found in one Haloferax litoreum genomic segment:
- a CDS encoding DUF502 domain-containing protein: MSSWRRDFASGLVVLVPLLVILYVLSILYNSIVKLPIIENIQPPYGFFIAIIVFLMLVLSVGYLMRTTVGRLLESGLDTMMNKVPLVRIVYNASKLAVETALTGTEDLQKPVRLETWPGIRMTAFKTGKKTADGREIIFMPTAPNITTGFVMEVDPDDIEETGEKVEEALTRVLSAGFAEQDHINEYSIEVTEESTDGTTNDGTTNDGPVVNE; this comes from the coding sequence ATGTCCTCGTGGAGACGTGACTTCGCAAGCGGACTCGTGGTCCTCGTTCCGCTTCTCGTCATCCTGTACGTCCTGTCTATCTTGTACAATAGTATCGTCAAGCTCCCGATAATCGAGAACATCCAACCACCCTACGGCTTCTTCATCGCTATCATCGTGTTCTTGATGCTCGTCCTCTCGGTGGGCTACCTGATGCGGACGACTGTCGGCCGGTTGCTCGAATCCGGACTCGACACGATGATGAACAAAGTCCCACTCGTCCGAATCGTCTACAACGCTTCTAAACTCGCCGTCGAAACCGCACTCACCGGTACCGAAGACCTCCAGAAACCGGTCCGTCTGGAGACGTGGCCGGGCATCCGGATGACCGCGTTCAAGACCGGGAAGAAGACCGCAGACGGCAGGGAAATCATCTTCATGCCGACTGCACCGAACATCACCACCGGCTTCGTGATGGAAGTCGACCCCGACGACATCGAAGAGACCGGCGAGAAAGTCGAAGAAGCGCTCACGCGTGTCCTCTCTGCCGGGTTCGCCGAACAGGACCACATCAACGAGTACAGCATCGAAGTGACCGAAGAGTCGACCGATGGAACGACGAACGACGGAACGACGAACGACGGGCCAGTCGTCAACGAGTAG
- a CDS encoding branched-chain amino acid transaminase — translation MGFDDMDVSTIWMNGEYVDWDDAQIHVLSHGLHYGTGIFEGVRAYDTDRGPAIFRWEEHLERLYNSAKPYNMDIDYTPEELTEATIEVIKRNDLDGCYIRPIAYYGYDSLGVSPQDNPTDIAIAAWPWGTYLGEDALENGVDVMVSSWRKHASSQIPTNAKTTGLYVNSLLAGEEARRNGYVEAIVLNKEGNVAEGPGENLFMVRDGKILTPGLSQSILDGITRDTVITLARERGYEVDDSAVISRGELHTADELFFTGSAAEVTPIRKVDNVVIGEGTRGPVTEELQTAFFDLVERRTDDHEEWFTYVDEQ, via the coding sequence ATGGGATTTGACGACATGGACGTGTCCACGATTTGGATGAACGGCGAATACGTGGACTGGGACGACGCGCAGATTCACGTCCTCTCGCACGGACTTCACTACGGCACGGGTATCTTCGAGGGTGTTCGCGCCTACGACACCGACCGCGGCCCGGCTATCTTCCGCTGGGAAGAACACCTCGAGCGCCTCTACAACTCCGCGAAGCCGTACAACATGGACATCGACTACACGCCCGAGGAACTCACCGAGGCGACCATCGAGGTCATCAAGCGCAACGACCTCGACGGGTGTTACATCCGCCCCATCGCCTACTACGGCTACGATTCGCTCGGCGTGAGTCCCCAGGACAACCCGACCGATATCGCCATCGCGGCGTGGCCGTGGGGAACCTACCTCGGCGAAGACGCCCTCGAAAACGGCGTCGACGTGATGGTCTCGTCGTGGCGCAAGCACGCCTCCAGCCAGATTCCGACGAACGCGAAGACGACCGGTCTCTACGTGAACTCCCTTCTCGCCGGAGAAGAGGCCCGCCGCAACGGCTACGTCGAAGCAATCGTCCTGAACAAGGAAGGCAACGTCGCCGAAGGCCCCGGTGAGAACCTCTTCATGGTCCGTGACGGCAAAATCCTCACGCCCGGTCTCTCCCAGAGCATCCTCGACGGCATCACCCGCGACACCGTCATCACGCTCGCCCGCGAACGTGGCTACGAAGTCGACGACAGCGCCGTCATCAGCCGTGGCGAACTCCACACGGCCGACGAACTGTTCTTCACCGGTAGCGCCGCAGAAGTCACGCCCATCCGGAAGGTGGACAACGTCGTCATCGGCGAGGGGACGCGCGGTCCAGTCACCGAGGAACTCCAGACCGCCTTCTTCGACCTCGTGGAGCGTCGCACCGACGACCACGAAGAGTGGTTCACCTACGTCGACGAACAGTAG
- a CDS encoding NAD-dependent epimerase/dehydratase family protein translates to MSLESVAVTGGTGRLGPTVVSHLQAHGYTVTNLSRSGGSDRADNDVRVSATDPGDLVAALASVEADAIVHLGTISTPDHDPGHRVFESNVQSTYVVLEAAAALDIENVAIASSMSANGGSFEPDPARIDYLPIDESHRATPSNPYGLGKYIAEETATGFARRSDAPTTIASLRFPWMPSTAEAREAFAERDRTLAGLRDDGVFHTARNTLFAYLGREDAARLVRRAIEADFEGHEVFWAAADDTSTTVESAKIAQEVYPDAGVRTPLSGHQSLVSTEKAQEMLGWVPEWSWRDERV, encoded by the coding sequence ATGTCACTCGAATCTGTCGCCGTCACCGGCGGTACGGGAAGACTCGGACCAACTGTCGTCAGCCACCTCCAGGCCCACGGGTACACAGTGACCAACCTCAGTCGGAGCGGTGGGTCGGACCGCGCAGACAACGACGTCCGCGTGAGTGCGACCGACCCCGGTGACCTCGTCGCGGCACTCGCGTCCGTCGAGGCCGACGCCATCGTCCACCTCGGGACCATCTCGACGCCCGACCACGACCCCGGCCACCGCGTCTTCGAGAGTAACGTCCAATCGACCTACGTCGTCCTCGAAGCGGCGGCGGCCCTCGACATCGAGAACGTCGCCATCGCGTCGAGCATGAGCGCAAACGGCGGGTCGTTCGAACCTGACCCCGCGCGAATCGATTATCTTCCCATCGACGAGTCACACCGCGCAACCCCGTCGAATCCGTACGGACTGGGAAAGTACATCGCTGAAGAGACGGCGACGGGGTTCGCCCGCCGCAGCGACGCGCCGACGACAATCGCGAGTCTCCGCTTCCCGTGGATGCCGAGTACAGCGGAGGCACGAGAGGCGTTCGCCGAACGCGACCGGACGCTCGCCGGACTCCGCGACGACGGTGTCTTCCACACGGCCAGAAACACCCTGTTTGCCTACCTCGGCCGGGAGGATGCCGCGAGACTGGTCCGTCGGGCTATCGAGGCAGACTTCGAAGGACACGAAGTGTTCTGGGCGGCAGCAGACGACACGTCGACGACAGTCGAGTCGGCGAAGATTGCTCAGGAGGTGTATCCAGACGCCGGGGTTCGGACACCTCTCTCGGGACACCAGTCACTCGTCTCGACAGAGAAAGCACAGGAGATGCTCGGGTGGGTACCCGAGTGGTCGTGGCGCGACGAACGCGTCTGA
- the ribB gene encoding 3,4-dihydroxy-2-butanone-4-phosphate synthase yields MSRSAESDYDSVERVLDAFRAGEPVLIHDFDDREGEVDLVYPAGAVTPADVARMRNDAGGLVCVALPDDVAETLSLPFMDDVLNHPAASSHDLGYDSRSSFSFTVNHRDSFTGITDRDRAMTISRLAPVAESTRLGDYDADDFGTEFRAPGHVHLLRGAPNLLDDRQGHTELGLALADEADVPPAVVVCEMLDDESGAALPKATARDYATRHDLAFVDGERLVDALR; encoded by the coding sequence ATGAGTCGTTCCGCCGAGAGCGACTACGACAGCGTCGAACGCGTCCTCGACGCGTTCCGCGCGGGCGAACCGGTTCTCATTCACGACTTCGACGACCGGGAAGGCGAGGTCGACCTCGTCTATCCCGCTGGTGCCGTCACCCCCGCCGATGTCGCGCGCATGCGCAACGACGCCGGTGGTCTCGTCTGCGTCGCCCTCCCGGACGACGTGGCCGAGACGCTCTCGTTACCCTTCATGGACGACGTGCTGAACCACCCCGCCGCGAGTTCCCACGACCTCGGATACGACTCTCGGTCGTCGTTCTCGTTCACGGTGAACCACCGTGACTCCTTCACTGGCATCACCGACCGGGACCGCGCGATGACTATCTCTCGTCTCGCGCCCGTCGCCGAGTCGACGCGCCTCGGTGACTACGACGCCGACGACTTCGGGACCGAGTTTCGCGCACCCGGCCACGTCCACTTGCTCCGCGGCGCGCCGAACCTCCTCGACGACCGACAGGGCCACACCGAACTCGGATTAGCCCTCGCCGACGAGGCGGACGTCCCACCCGCCGTCGTCGTCTGTGAGATGCTCGACGACGAGAGCGGTGCGGCACTCCCGAAGGCCACTGCGCGCGACTACGCGACCCGACACGACTTGGCGTTCGTCGACGGCGAACGACTGGTCGACGCGCTTCGCTGA
- a CDS encoding DUF120 domain-containing protein, giving the protein MSESVVAATVGYDELATLKLVALDGGRSGPVKVSCSGLADRLGVSNQTASRRLQRLEEAAFVDREVVSDGQWVTVTDDGESALRREYADYQRIFETPSVVVLDGEVTGGMGEGRHYISLLGYMEQFTERLGYEPFPGTLNVRLDDDAVRSRAGMSALDAVPIDGWEDDERTFGPATCYAAAIDVDGDTYDPVHIIVPERTHHDESQLEIIAPDKLRDVLDLEDGDSITVCVEEAEFE; this is encoded by the coding sequence ATGTCAGAATCGGTAGTTGCTGCCACGGTCGGGTACGACGAGTTGGCCACACTGAAACTCGTCGCCCTCGACGGTGGCCGCTCCGGCCCAGTCAAAGTCTCCTGTTCGGGTCTCGCAGACAGACTGGGTGTCTCCAATCAGACGGCGTCACGTCGTCTCCAACGTCTCGAAGAGGCCGCCTTCGTCGACCGCGAAGTCGTCTCGGACGGACAGTGGGTCACCGTCACCGACGACGGTGAGTCCGCCCTCCGACGCGAGTACGCCGACTACCAGCGAATCTTCGAGACGCCTTCTGTCGTCGTCCTTGACGGCGAAGTCACGGGCGGGATGGGCGAGGGTCGCCACTACATCTCGCTTCTGGGGTACATGGAACAGTTCACAGAGCGACTAGGTTACGAACCGTTCCCGGGGACGCTGAACGTCCGTCTCGACGACGACGCGGTCCGTTCTCGTGCGGGCATGTCTGCCCTCGACGCGGTTCCCATCGACGGGTGGGAAGACGACGAGCGAACCTTCGGTCCGGCGACGTGCTACGCCGCCGCCATCGACGTGGACGGCGACACCTACGACCCGGTCCACATCATCGTGCCCGAGCGAACCCACCACGACGAGTCGCAACTGGAGATTATCGCGCCGGACAAACTCCGTGACGTACTGGACCTCGAAGATGGCGACAGCATCACCGTCTGCGTCGAGGAGGCCGAGTTCGAATGA
- a CDS encoding DUF7563 family protein, whose protein sequence is MSQCNHCDAFVSRNFVRVFGDDDGRVYACPRCSANAGISQISAERRAAES, encoded by the coding sequence ATGAGTCAATGCAACCACTGCGATGCGTTCGTGTCGAGGAACTTCGTCCGCGTGTTCGGTGACGACGATGGCCGTGTCTACGCGTGCCCGAGGTGTTCGGCGAACGCCGGCATCTCCCAAATAAGTGCCGAGCGCAGGGCAGCAGAATCCTGA
- the argS gene encoding arginine--tRNA ligase — MFRQFREEVEAALSAALSSLDLPTDDLGVEEPPEDVPATLASSVAFRLAGVVGAAPPSVAADIADEISVEGYDYLAAVDTQGPYVNFHVTDAYYDDTLDSAATDTEYGRLPSTGDSVVVEHTSANPTGPVHVGRTRNPVIGDAVANLLDFAGNDVERHYYVNDAGRQMAVFTWAYETFDEEDLDSEPARDRIEYDLVRYYQKGNAYLEDADAADAEAAEEEITAILQGIEEGDEETYARVEEVVDQVLGGMRECLERLPAEFDEFVKETRFMFDGSTRDLADRLKETEYAVYEEDAWQLELDDYGFEKNLVFLRSDDTSLYTTRDLAHHEWKFDNYDRAVTVLGEDHKLQAGQLRAALDILGNDVDKLENVIYSWVNLPGGETMSTRKGTGVMLDDLLDESVSRARDEVEKRLEGRVRDDDLDDDDIDRIARQVGIGAVRYDIVSKQPTKTITFEWDQALNFEAQSAPYIQYVHARCCGIVDEAANAGLDDTNVDPSVLTTEAERDLVRTIARFPAVVEAAADDLEPHAVATYARELAEVFNTFYRECPVLDADEGVGAARLALVKAARNAVANALAIVGVEAPESM; from the coding sequence ATGTTCAGACAGTTCCGTGAGGAGGTCGAGGCGGCGCTCTCTGCGGCGCTCTCGTCGCTCGACCTCCCCACCGACGACCTCGGGGTCGAGGAACCACCGGAGGACGTACCTGCAACCCTCGCCTCCAGCGTCGCGTTCCGACTGGCCGGCGTCGTCGGTGCCGCACCGCCGAGCGTCGCTGCCGACATCGCCGACGAGATATCCGTCGAGGGCTACGACTACCTCGCCGCGGTCGATACGCAAGGGCCGTACGTGAACTTCCACGTGACCGATGCCTACTACGACGACACGCTCGATTCGGCCGCCACCGACACCGAGTACGGTCGGCTTCCGTCGACCGGCGACAGCGTCGTCGTCGAACACACGAGCGCGAACCCGACGGGACCGGTTCACGTCGGCCGTACTCGAAACCCCGTCATCGGTGACGCCGTCGCCAACTTGCTCGACTTCGCCGGCAACGACGTGGAGCGGCACTACTACGTGAACGATGCCGGCCGCCAGATGGCCGTCTTCACGTGGGCCTACGAGACGTTCGACGAGGAGGACCTCGACAGCGAACCCGCCCGTGACCGCATCGAATACGACCTCGTCCGGTACTACCAGAAGGGCAACGCCTACCTCGAAGACGCGGACGCCGCGGACGCCGAGGCCGCCGAAGAAGAGATTACGGCGATTCTCCAGGGCATCGAAGAAGGCGACGAAGAGACCTACGCGCGCGTCGAAGAAGTCGTCGACCAAGTTCTCGGCGGCATGCGCGAGTGCCTCGAACGCCTCCCCGCCGAGTTCGACGAGTTCGTCAAAGAGACGCGCTTCATGTTCGACGGGAGCACCCGTGACCTCGCCGACCGCCTCAAAGAGACCGAGTACGCGGTCTACGAGGAAGACGCGTGGCAACTCGAACTCGACGACTACGGGTTCGAGAAGAACCTCGTGTTCCTCCGCTCTGACGACACGTCGCTGTACACGACGCGTGACCTCGCCCACCACGAGTGGAAGTTCGACAACTACGACCGCGCCGTGACCGTCCTCGGTGAGGACCACAAACTGCAGGCCGGCCAACTCCGTGCCGCCCTCGACATCCTCGGCAACGACGTGGACAAACTCGAGAACGTCATCTACTCGTGGGTCAACCTCCCCGGCGGCGAGACGATGTCCACCCGGAAGGGAACCGGCGTCATGCTCGACGACCTGCTCGACGAGTCAGTCTCGCGCGCCCGCGACGAAGTCGAAAAACGCCTCGAAGGCCGCGTCCGCGACGACGACTTGGACGACGACGACATCGACCGCATCGCCCGGCAGGTCGGTATCGGCGCTGTCCGCTACGACATCGTCTCGAAGCAACCGACGAAGACCATCACGTTCGAGTGGGACCAAGCGCTCAACTTCGAGGCCCAATCCGCACCGTACATCCAGTACGTCCACGCACGCTGCTGCGGCATCGTCGACGAGGCGGCCAACGCCGGCCTCGACGACACCAACGTCGACCCGTCTGTCCTCACGACCGAGGCCGAACGTGACCTCGTCCGTACGATTGCACGGTTCCCCGCCGTCGTCGAAGCGGCGGCCGACGACCTCGAACCTCACGCAGTCGCCACTTACGCCCGCGAACTCGCGGAAGTGTTCAACACCTTCTACCGCGAGTGCCCGGTACTCGACGCCGACGAAGGTGTCGGTGCCGCCCGCCTCGCACTCGTCAAAGCCGCGCGGAACGCCGTGGCTAACGCACTCGCTATCGTCGGCGTGGAAGCACCCGAGTCGATGTGA
- the minD gene encoding cell division ATPase MinD: protein MARVYAIASAKGGVGKTTTTANLGTVLSMAGQDVVVVDGDLGMPNLAGALGVDPDGETLHDVLTGETTVESATYEGPEGLSVLPGSTALEAFASANAKELHPVIEELKERYDIVLVDTGAGLSDDTFVPLKLADEVLLVSTTEREALGDTEKTRQLGERIGADVVGVVLTRVNQSNPNADEVASLLDTGVIAVVPEDSAIREALSTQVPVVARAPKSIAAAGYRALAEALTGNPVPIPDAPSDDDVDQTSDPTGPTSADTEGVVDSSDTADDDADDVTVVETDDDSGSDPVAGDAPTTETAIDEAAPEPALDTDLDQQSTPDPDPEPESDPEPESDPEPESTPKSFRDQASEPEPEPEPEPEPELDLPPEPESDSNPDPSLDPVQEPPADPDPVQESPADTEPPSPDETATDQSASTTTTLEDEAEAALDAAIPFGSEGNESSESVDDDPLAGDGTDTTADEEPPEDVVSVEDPVTANLDAADSMGADPLAGDDVVEPTSGPGVAEGADTQTADADHLPPTEDADDDAALTDSDDATDPSSSDDATDRSDDASAVVEDASSESADEPLVAEAEPDATQQSTEVVDRDEDEDDDEEGVYTTSLVEEVESLDDDDEEKKKGFFSRFLG from the coding sequence ATGGCACGGGTGTACGCAATCGCCAGCGCAAAAGGTGGGGTTGGAAAGACCACGACGACAGCCAACCTCGGAACCGTCCTCTCGATGGCCGGGCAGGACGTCGTCGTCGTCGACGGTGACCTCGGGATGCCGAATCTCGCCGGCGCTCTCGGTGTTGACCCCGACGGAGAGACCCTCCACGACGTGCTGACAGGCGAGACGACGGTCGAATCGGCCACCTACGAGGGACCAGAGGGTCTCTCTGTCCTCCCCGGGTCGACGGCGTTGGAGGCCTTCGCCAGTGCGAACGCGAAGGAACTCCACCCGGTCATCGAAGAACTCAAAGAACGATACGACATCGTCCTCGTCGACACCGGCGCGGGCCTCAGTGACGACACCTTCGTCCCGCTGAAACTCGCCGACGAGGTGCTCTTGGTTTCGACGACGGAACGAGAAGCACTCGGCGACACCGAGAAGACGCGCCAACTCGGCGAACGAATCGGTGCGGACGTCGTCGGCGTCGTCCTCACTCGCGTCAACCAGTCGAATCCGAACGCCGACGAGGTCGCATCCCTCCTCGACACGGGCGTCATCGCCGTCGTTCCCGAAGACTCGGCGATTCGCGAGGCACTCAGTACTCAGGTCCCAGTCGTCGCGCGCGCGCCGAAGAGTATCGCTGCCGCCGGGTACCGTGCCCTCGCAGAGGCACTCACTGGCAACCCAGTTCCGATACCCGATGCACCCTCGGACGACGACGTGGACCAGACGAGTGACCCGACAGGGCCGACTTCTGCTGACACTGAGGGTGTTGTCGACTCCTCAGACACAGCAGACGACGATGCCGACGACGTGACCGTCGTCGAAACCGACGACGACTCTGGCTCGGACCCCGTCGCAGGTGACGCACCCACCACCGAGACCGCCATCGACGAGGCCGCTCCCGAACCGGCCCTCGACACCGACTTGGACCAACAATCGACGCCGGACCCGGACCCGGAACCCGAATCGGACCCGGAACCCGAATCGGACCCGGAACCCGAATCGACGCCGAAGTCGTTCCGGGACCAGGCATCTGAGCCTGAACCTGAACCCGAACCCGAACCCGAACCCGAACTGGACCTGCCCCCCGAACCTGAGTCCGACTCGAACCCCGACCCATCTCTCGACCCTGTTCAGGAACCGCCTGCTGACCCAGACCCCGTTCAGGAGTCGCCTGCCGACACGGAACCACCATCGCCCGACGAGACTGCCACAGACCAATCGGCGTCGACTACGACGACACTCGAAGACGAGGCCGAAGCAGCGCTCGACGCCGCAATTCCGTTCGGGTCCGAGGGCAACGAGTCCTCCGAGTCGGTAGACGACGACCCCCTCGCTGGTGACGGAACCGACACCACTGCCGACGAGGAACCTCCCGAGGACGTCGTCTCTGTCGAAGACCCAGTCACCGCCAATCTCGACGCGGCTGACTCGATGGGCGCAGACCCACTCGCTGGAGACGACGTCGTCGAACCGACGAGTGGACCCGGCGTCGCGGAGGGCGCAGACACACAGACGGCCGACGCCGACCACCTCCCACCCACGGAAGACGCTGATGATGACGCAGCACTGACCGACTCTGACGATGCTACGGACCCGTCCAGCTCTGACGACGCCACGGACCGCTCTGACGATGCATCCGCGGTCGTCGAGGACGCATCGTCGGAATCGGCGGACGAACCCCTCGTCGCCGAGGCAGAACCGGATGCAACCCAGCAGTCGACAGAAGTCGTCGACCGCGACGAAGACGAAGACGACGACGAAGAGGGCGTCTACACCACCTCACTCGTCGAAGAGGTCGAATCGCTCGACGACGACGACGAGGAGAAGAAGAAAGGCTTCTTCAGTCGCTTCCTCGGCTAA
- the prf1 gene encoding peptide chain release factor aRF-1 has product MSSDAEEASEDRRKYEFKKVIEDLKEYEGSGTQLVTIYIPEDKQISDVVEHVITEHSEASNIKSKQTRTNVQDALTSIKDRLRYYDTFPPERGIVMFSGAVNSGGGQTNMVTKVLDSPPEPIQSFRYHCDSNFLTGPLEDMLMDKGLFGLVVLDRREANVGWLKGKRVEPVKSASSLVPGKQRKGGQSAQRFARLRLEAIDNFYQEVAGMANDLFVPKRHDMDGILVGGPSPTKDEFLDGDYLHHELQDLVVGKFDVAYTDESGLYDLVDAAQDVLADQEVMKDKKEMEEFFEKLHRGNESTYGFEATRKNLVMGSVDRLLISEDLRKDVAVYDCGGQEEFELVDHRHNTPSHDCEDGSEAELKEREDVIEYLMDLADQRGTETKFISTDFEKGEQLYDAFGGIAGILRYSTGI; this is encoded by the coding sequence ATGAGTAGCGACGCCGAGGAGGCGAGCGAAGACCGCCGAAAGTACGAATTCAAGAAGGTCATCGAGGACCTCAAAGAGTACGAAGGCTCCGGTACCCAGCTCGTCACCATCTACATCCCCGAAGATAAGCAGATTTCTGACGTCGTCGAGCACGTCATTACAGAGCATAGTGAAGCGTCTAACATCAAGTCGAAGCAGACGCGAACGAACGTGCAGGACGCCCTGACGAGTATCAAAGACCGCCTTCGGTACTACGACACGTTCCCGCCAGAGCGCGGCATCGTCATGTTCTCCGGCGCGGTCAACTCCGGCGGCGGCCAGACGAACATGGTCACGAAAGTCTTAGACAGCCCACCGGAACCGATTCAGTCGTTCCGCTACCACTGTGACTCGAACTTCCTCACCGGCCCACTCGAGGACATGCTCATGGACAAGGGCCTCTTTGGCCTCGTCGTCCTCGACCGCCGCGAGGCGAACGTCGGGTGGCTGAAAGGCAAGCGCGTCGAACCCGTCAAGAGCGCCTCGTCACTCGTTCCGGGCAAGCAGCGCAAAGGTGGCCAGTCCGCCCAGCGTTTCGCCCGCCTCCGTCTCGAAGCAATCGACAACTTCTATCAGGAAGTCGCCGGGATGGCGAACGACCTGTTCGTCCCCAAGCGCCACGACATGGACGGCATCCTCGTGGGCGGTCCCTCCCCGACGAAAGACGAGTTCCTCGACGGGGACTACCTCCACCACGAACTTCAGGACCTCGTCGTCGGGAAGTTCGACGTCGCGTACACCGACGAGTCGGGCCTCTACGACCTCGTCGACGCCGCACAGGACGTGTTGGCCGACCAGGAGGTCATGAAAGACAAAAAGGAGATGGAAGAGTTCTTCGAGAAACTCCACCGCGGCAACGAGTCCACGTACGGGTTCGAAGCGACCCGGAAGAACCTCGTCATGGGCTCTGTCGACCGCCTCCTCATCTCCGAGGACCTGCGGAAAGACGTCGCCGTCTACGACTGTGGCGGCCAAGAGGAGTTCGAACTCGTCGACCACCGCCACAACACCCCCTCGCACGACTGCGAGGACGGCAGTGAGGCCGAACTCAAGGAACGCGAGGACGTCATCGAGTACCTGATGGACCTCGCCGACCAGCGCGGGACCGAGACGAAGTTCATCAGCACCGACTTCGAGAAAGGCGAACAACTCTACGACGCGTTCGGTGGCATCGCCGGCATCCTCCGGTACTCCACCGGCATCTAA
- a CDS encoding DUF6276 family protein produces the protein MPCPNCGGDEAVFAVPEPLEEYAPQGAVTIGLCADCLRVHPSDERVTDGDARPLGDVIPDGEGGAAFALLVGFLDSLALNREAIVESAEYAEREGVDVHLTLDRLEQSVSDPHFDVGRRHTQLETFL, from the coding sequence ATGCCGTGTCCCAACTGTGGGGGTGACGAGGCCGTCTTCGCCGTCCCCGAACCACTCGAAGAGTACGCACCACAGGGTGCGGTGACGATTGGTCTCTGTGCCGACTGCCTCCGCGTCCATCCGAGTGACGAACGAGTGACCGATGGCGATGCGCGACCACTCGGTGATGTCATCCCCGATGGAGAGGGTGGGGCCGCGTTCGCGTTGCTCGTCGGCTTTCTCGATTCGTTGGCGCTGAACCGCGAGGCTATCGTCGAGTCCGCCGAGTACGCCGAACGCGAGGGAGTGGACGTACACCTCACGCTCGACAGACTCGAACAGTCGGTCTCCGACCCACACTTCGACGTGGGGCGTCGGCACACGCAGTTAGAGACGTTTCTTTAG
- a CDS encoding V-type ATP synthase subunit D, with amino-acid sequence MAEDVKPTRKNLMAIEDRIELSERGHDTLEQKRDGLIMEFMDILDQAQDVRANLNADYERAQRTINMARAMEGDVAVRGAAAALKEYPEITTQSKNIMGVVVPQIESSRVKKSLDQRGYGLLGSSARIDEAADAYEELLESIILAAEVETAMKKMLEEIETTKRRVNALEFKLLPELYENKEYIEQKLEEQEREEIFRLKKIKAKKEEEEKEERKAAEEAEAAAA; translated from the coding sequence ATGGCCGAAGACGTCAAGCCGACCCGCAAGAACTTGATGGCGATCGAGGATCGCATCGAACTCTCGGAGCGGGGCCACGACACGCTCGAACAGAAGCGTGACGGTCTCATCATGGAGTTCATGGACATCCTCGACCAGGCACAGGACGTGCGTGCGAACCTCAACGCGGACTACGAACGCGCACAGCGCACCATCAACATGGCGCGCGCCATGGAAGGCGACGTCGCGGTTCGGGGCGCAGCAGCAGCGCTGAAGGAGTACCCCGAAATCACGACGCAGTCGAAGAACATCATGGGCGTCGTCGTCCCGCAGATCGAGTCCTCGCGCGTGAAGAAGAGCCTCGACCAGCGTGGCTACGGGCTTCTCGGGTCGTCCGCCCGCATCGACGAGGCCGCCGACGCGTACGAGGAACTTCTCGAATCTATCATCCTCGCGGCGGAAGTCGAGACGGCGATGAAGAAGATGCTCGAAGAAATCGAGACGACGAAGCGCCGTGTCAACGCACTCGAATTCAAACTGCTCCCCGAACTCTACGAGAACAAAGAGTACATCGAGCAGAAACTCGAAGAACAAGAGCGCGAAGAGATTTTCCGTCTGAAGAAGATCAAGGCGAAGAAGGAAGAAGAAGAGAAAGAAGAGCGGAAAGCCGCCGAAGAGGCCGAAGCGGCCGCCGCGTAA